The sequence GAGTTAAGtcacttgaccaaggtcacaagCCAGGAAGATTCAGAGCTGGAATTTAAATCCAGCTCCTGTCTGACCAGAGTCTATGTTCTACCTCATAACAGATTTCCCCTTCCCTTTGTGTTGATCACTGAACTTCCTTAAGTGCTTCTATAtctgctttctttccttgttCTCTCAAAAAACTCTGGGAAGGCGAGGCAGAGGAGGCTCCTACACACATTTTTGACAAGTCTATGAACCTCTTTGCCCCTCAATATTCTGTCTGTACAGGTGCATCTGCAGGTTTTTACCTGCTTGCTCCTGATTTGCAGGATTGCTATGAGGAGCAAATGAGAACTAGAAGTCCAAGTGCtttgtaaaacataaaatgacAGTTTGGggggcatgtgtgtgtatgtgtgcatacatacatCTTAGTATTATAAACCCCAGGTGAGAAATAGAGGCACAGAGAACAGTCAGGTGGTTCATTGTCTGGTTTTAGGCAGATGTCAactcttttaatttttagaacaaccctgtgaggtgcTAGTCCACTACACCTTAGCAATTCAAAATGTGTTCCAGCATTGCATCAGCATCATGAAGTCGAATCCACATTTTAACATGGTCTTTCAAGGTTATCTGTATACACATTACAGGCTGAGAAGGCTGCTCTACACCCCACTGGACCTACTTGTAAAGCAGGGAAGGAACTGGGGCCGGGCTTGGGGGCACCCACCACACAACCAGGGCAGAAAGAGCTTTCCCTGAAGTGAGCTATGGCCTCTAGCCCTCCCAGCAAAGTTGGTGCCTCCTTCCTCTGTGCTGCCACCATACTTCATGCCTAAAACTTATCTTCTCTCCTCCAGGAGCCCGTCGCTGTCGGCTAAGCAAGGTGGGGCCTGGCCGGCGCCCACCTCCAGCTCGAGTGAGGGTGGCTGTGCGACTGCGGCCATTTGTGGATGGAACAGCTGGAGCAGGTGATTCCCCCTGTGTACGGGGCTTGGACAGCTGCTCTCTAGAGATTGCCAACTGGAGGAACCACCAGGAGACTCTAAAATACCAGTAAGGTTCAggcccctcttccttccctcatGTCATCACCTCCCTCTTCTAGGCCTGCTCACTTCATTGCTTGCCCAGGGAGTTTCTCAAACCCCCCTGCCTAGGATCCTTGCTCCCTCCTTAGCACAGCTTTGTTCCTGCACCTTCATTGGTTCATTCCGGAAATGTTTGCGGTGCCCACCGGGACAGGTCCTCTGTAGGATACTGAGGGGAGAGACTAGAGGCTGAATGAGACACACATTACTGTTCACAGTCTTGTGGGGGACATCAAcacaaagggaggaaggagcagcaACCGAGCAGGGGATCCCCAAGTAGGGTCTGGGGGATGTAGGAGAAAGGTTGGGGGAACAACCCAGGCTGCAGCTGGGTAGTCAGAGGAGACCACCAGATTTGGGGACAGAACTCTCAAGGGCAGCTACTTAAAAATCCTACTGGGGATTTAAAGTTCAAACTTCTTAGCCTATTATTCTAGGCCAGAAGGTGGCAAACCACAGCCTACAGGTCAAATCCGACCAGGAGTCTTTCTGTAAATAaggttttatcatttatttacataatgtctatagctgctttccaactacaatggcagagttgagaagTTGTGAAGGGAGCCATGTGGCCCacaaaacctgaaatatttactatctgactcctcacagaaaaagtttgccaactcccATTCTAGGCCCTTGACAGTTTGGCTTCAGTTTCTTACCAGCTTCATCCCCCCAACACATGCTAAACTTGCTGTGGCCTAAGCCATGGCTTTTCCACCAAAGTGCAGTAAATGGGCTACAGATATGTTCCAGTCATAAGCAGCATCCTCTATTTACCCATTATGGTATACAAATACTATTTTCTATATATGCTGCCATGTGAAAAAGATTGGGAAGCCCTGCCCTTTCATACAGTGTCTGTGTGCTATTctcttttctaaaagaaatgaaatttatttcttacagttttggaggctgtaaagtccaaggtccagggaacacatctggtgagggctttcttctgggtTGGAACTCTCTATAGAGTCCTGTGGTggccagggtgtcacatggcaagaatggcctgagcaagagacaGTGTGCTATTATTGAtatttagaatttctttctttcccttttctctggcAAAATCTTCCTTCCTTGAGCAGCATCAGTTACTCCTTCTGGTGTGTTCTCATCTTTGTTTCCTGAATCACAGTAAAGAATGGGTGTCTATCCCACTAGATTGCAGCACTCCCAAGAGCTGAGACATCAGATTCATGTCTGTATTCCTAACACCAATGCAGAGACTAGGACAGAGTAGGTGTTCAGTGGACACTTTATAAGGTCTTTCCACAAGAAGAGGGATAGAGACTTTCTATTAAATCCAAGGCCAGTATCCTCTAGGTTTGGGTGAAGATGGAGCCCCCCACTAattccctccttttccttctacCTACAGGTTTGATGCCTTCTATGGGGAGAGGAGTTCTCAGCAGGATATCTATGCAGGTTCAGTGCAGCCCATCCTAAGGCATCTGCTGGAAGGGCAGAATGCCAGTGTGCTTGCCTATGGACCCACAGGGGCAGGTGAGGGAGCCAGACAGAGAACAGCTATGTATCAGAAAGGGCTagggaaatagaaaggaaaaccTCACATCTTTCTCCACTCTTTCCCCAGGGAAGACGCACACAATGCTGGGCAGTCCAGAGCAGCCTGGAGTGATTCCCCGGGCTCTCATGGACCTCCTACAGCTCACAAGGGAGGAGGGTGCTGAGGGCCGGCCATGGGCCCTCTCTGTCACTATGTCCTACTTAGAGATCTACCAGGAAAAGGTGAGGCCCTGCTCTggttgggagggaaaaaaaagggtCAAAGTAAGACCCAGTTCTAAAACATGAAGCTCTATTCTAGCAGGAAGGTAAGGTGAGACCTAGTAAGACAGATTGGGGTAACATATGGTACAACTCTGAGAATCCAGCAGAGGAAAGGAGACTGATTCCCAGGGAGTAACCAGCCTGTGTATGGAGAAATGGCCCTACATCTCACTGCTCAAACAGGTATTGGATCTCTTGGACCCTGCATCGGGAGACCTTGTGATCCGAGAAGACTGTCGGGGAAACATCCTGATTCCAGGCCTCATGCAGAAGCCCATCACTAGCTTTGTTGATTTTGAGCAGCATTTCCTGCCAGCCAGTCGAAATCGGACTGTAGGAGCCACCCGGCTCAACCAACGCTCCTCCCGCAGTCATGCTGTGCTCTTGGTCAAGGTGAGGCCTATTGATTGAGGTGAGGACCTGGGAAGTCCCTGGAGCCTAAGCTAAGCCTGGGGCCCTTGCTCTTACCCCAGGTGGATCAGCGGGAACGTCTGGCCCCATTTCGTCAGCGGGAGGGAAAACTCTACCTGATTGACTTGGCTGGCTCAGAGGACAACCGTCGCACAGGCAACAAGGGCCTTCGGCTGAAAGAGAGCGGAGCTATCAACACCTCCCTCTTTGTACTGGGCAAGGTGGTGGATGCGCTGAACCAGGGCCTCCCTCGTGTGCCTTACCGGGACAGCAAGCTCACTCGCCTATTGCAGGTCAGGCTCACCCATCTCAGGGCAAAAGGGCTGGAGAACGAGGTTCTCAGGCCTGCTGGGGGGCTGGGGAATAGCAGTCAAGGAAAAGGAAGGTGGGCTTCTAACCCTCCCAATCTGCCTGATCCCTGTCACTCAGGACTCTCTGGGTGGCTCAGCCCACAGCATCCTCATTGCCAACATTGCCCCTGAGAGACGCTTCTACTTAGACACGGTCTCTGCACTCAACTTTGCTGCCAGATCCAAGGAGGTTATCAACCGGCCTTTTACTAATGAGAGCCTGCAGCTTCACGGTGAGGACTGGAGGAGGCAGGACTGGAAAGGCTGGGTCTGGTCAATTGGGGAGTTTGCTGAAGCCACCAAGTATCAGCATGGAGGCTGACTACCCCCAATCCTTCCTTCACTCCCAATCTTCTCCTAGTCATGGCACCTGTTAACCTGTCTCAGAATGAACTGCTAGGCCCATTAGAGGCAAAGAGAGCCCGAGGCCCTGAGGAAGAGGAGATCGGGAGCCCTGAGCCCACAGctgctccagcctctgcctcccagAAACTCAGGTGAGCAGTGGGGCCTTGGATGTATCCATTTTCCTATTGTGTCTAGGTTTGTTCCTGCAATAGGTTGAGCCTGTCAGATCCTTAACCAGAGATACCTGTGAACCCATTCCTCTCCCAGTGAATCACTAAAAATCCTACTCCAAATTCACTGAAGTGCTAAGATCAATCCTCAGGGCTGCTACCTTGGGGACCAAAGGAGCCCTCTCCACGGGCTCCTTGCCCCGTCCCTTTCTGTTTTCCGACTCCTTTAGTCTGCCAGCAAAATCTCACATTTTAGGGTAGCTGTTTCACGGACGAGcacttttgtttgtttcaatgAGTAATCTGGATCAGATCTTCCAGGTGCAGAGGATGAGAGCAAAGCAAAGGAGacaggaagagatggagagagatggCTCCACACTGTATGTTAGGGTCCAGCCCCTCCATGACTCTCCAAGGATTTGGCTGCTGTCCTAACTTTGTCCTGCTTCTACCCTCAATCCAAGGAAAGCCTCTCTAAACCAAatccctttttgtgtgtgtggcttctCATCCTAATTCTGTTGCCCCACCTCCTGGCCCAGTATGCACTAACCCTCAGGTAAGAGGTGACCTGAGGATTGCTTTCTATATCTGGCCATTTGACCCTCCCTGACTCGAAGGAGCCAACTGCAGTTTTAACTTTGCCCTGTTTCTACTCCAGCCCAAATAAAGCCTCTGTACACTAAATCCTAAGACTACTGAACAAGGATTGGTGCACACTCTGCCCCAGGGGGCTGTTGTATTTGAGGAAGATGccatacacaaaaaatattcTTGCTCACTCGTAACCCCAACTCTGTCTTGTTTTTCTGAGCTATCTAGTCCCCTTTCCTATGTGCACAAACTCAGAATCTTACACACAGGCACATCCATATTACATGTGAACAGGCAAACTCTCTGCCCAGAGATGACACGTCAGACCTAGACAGACCCTGACCTCGGGGGGGCTtactttttggggggaggaggggagtaaGACGGAAACATCATTATATCATGTCAGGTAGACAGTATAAGGAAGGAGTAGCTATTTGTTCTGAGAgccaagaaggaagaaatgacttCCAGTGCCCACATATTTTCAGATTCTGCTCTTCCAAGGCATTTGCACATAAAGAACAAGATAGTCTCTGTCCTTGAGGAGATAGTCCACAGtgcaggaaagaagaggaagaatcaAGCTGGGTATCCTGGGAAAGGTGGCATCAAACTATGAAAGATAATTGAGATCACATGTGTGGAGGTGAGGTGGAAGGAATGAACACTAGATACTATCATGTTCAGATTAAGTCAGGACCTTGCTTGAACAGGCCTTTCTTACTGGCCACAGGATAAAGGCTTAGCATTTGAGGTCTTCAGTGGCTTTTAAAGCCCTGCTAAAGATGACTTCTGTGACACTTTCCCCAACTACTCCAAAAGGACAAGCATTCACCCCTTCCTGGTACCTCATCATGGtctcttaatttcctcatttgatAGTGCCTCAGATCCCTAATACCTGGCATTCACGTGTTCATTAAATGCTCATTCTTGTCTGATCTCCTGGCATATCTGAGAGGTTGCTTCACCTGATGAAGACATTCTGCTCAGAGAGGTTGGATGACTCGTTCAGTGTTGCCCAGCAAGGTAACCTTAGGCTTGTGGAGCCACCAGATAGGCAAGGTTAAAGCATGATAAGAGGAATCCTGCTGCTGGAGAAAGTGAGGAGAGAAGGTAAGCAGAGAATAACTCTTTATCTGCTTAGCCCCCTGCAGAAGCTAAGCAGCATAGACCCAGCCATGCTGGAGCGTCTGCTGAGCTTGGATCGTCTGCTGGGCTCCCAGGGGAGCCAGGGGGCCCCTCTGCTGAGTACCCCAAGGCGAGAGCGGATGGTGCTCATGAAGACAGTGGAGGAGAAGGATCTGGAGATTGAGGTAAGTGTTGCGGAAGGTGGGAGCTGGGATTCCTGCTGACCTCAAGAAGCAGTCCTACTATCTTCAGACAGGGAAAGATACTCAAAGGTTGGACTAGAATCTAGTTTTCACCCAACACTGGAAGCTTGCCAATGAATGTCTTCTGTTTGAATATCTTGACATGGCTGAACTTAGGAAAATAATTAGGATTAGATATGAGGAGGTGAGAGGAAAAAATTCCAAGTAAAAGGAACAAGTTAGACACTGCATTTCCTAAAACCCAGCTCACATTAACTACTCTCTGCTTGAACCGTGTTTCCCTTCAATATTTCCAGAGCCTTGTACTATCTCTAGGCATCCCCTTGGGCATTAGAAAGTCTTTTATTATATTGGGCTCCACTTGTCTCCTGGTAGCTTCTCCCAATCGGTCCTAGGTCTGCTCTCCAGGGCCTTGCATCCGTGCATACTAACCCCTCCTAATTCACAACACTTCAAGCTTCCCTGGAATTGGGTCTGGGTCACATCCTCTCCCTGATGTTTTCCAACAGAGGCTTAAGATGAAGCAAAAAGAACTGGAGGCCAAGGTGCTGGCCCAGGAGGCTGCAGACCCAAAGGAGAAGGAGAATTGCGCTCCCACGGTGCTCAGACCCCTTGCCCGTCGCACAGTCACAGTGGCAAAGCCCCTGAAAAAGGCTGTGGTGATGCCCCTACAACTGAGTAAGTTTGGTCCCAGAGACCAGGAGGGCTCAGATAACAGAATCCCATAAGGGAGGAGGCGTTACAAGAAGCTACTCACGTGCCTTATGTCCTCCCGTCATATGCCAACCCTAGGGAAGGGTGAAGAGGATCTGAAGCAGGGCTGAGTGCTCTGCCCTCAGGTGTTTCCTACAATGGGGTAGACATTGATTATAATGCAAGACCAACTgagattgtttgtttgttttcaactGAGATTATTTTCAAATACAGGTTTATAAGAAAAGTCATATAGAAATGACAGTTAACTCAGGGTGCAGGGGAGCTGGGGAATCAGAATTGGGAGAACCAAGTGGCTACCAGGGAGGGTGCAAAGTGGCCTCTGCCCTGAATCCAGTTCTCAATTCCTGCTTTCAGTTCAGGAACAGGCAGCATTGCCAAATGCCGAGATCCATATCCTGAAGAAGAAGGGTCGGAAGAGAAAGGTGAGAGTCGCTGGAAGCTTGGACTATATTGAGAGGCTTGGCGAAATCGGGAGTGAGTCTAGGGGGAAGAGCATTGGCATTGGAGTTAGAGGACCTGGCTGACACCAGCTATTTAAATGTGTTCCAAGTTGCTTACTCTCTGAGTGCGGTGCTGGTGCCTTGCAGGGCATTTAGGGTGATATGCAGCGATATATATGTACCTAGCAGAGTGAGAACCCACCACCTGttactttcctttcttcctgatgGCTCTCACCCCTCAGTAGCTCCTTACTAGGTGCAATATGCAGCCTGACTCCTCCCCTCTACAAACTTGAGAGTTCCCTGCGGGAAGTATGACCTAAGCATTCAAGAATgaaac comes from Cynocephalus volans isolate mCynVol1 chromosome 6, mCynVol1.pri, whole genome shotgun sequence and encodes:
- the KIF22 gene encoding kinesin-like protein KIF22 produces the protein MGEADQRRECGRWASAQLRRREMAAATSGARRCRLSKVGPGRRPPPARVRVAVRLRPFVDGTAGAGDSPCVRGLDSCSLEIANWRNHQETLKYQFDAFYGERSSQQDIYAGSVQPILRHLLEGQNASVLAYGPTGAGKTHTMLGSPEQPGVIPRALMDLLQLTREEGAEGRPWALSVTMSYLEIYQEKVLDLLDPASGDLVIREDCRGNILIPGLMQKPITSFVDFEQHFLPASRNRTVGATRLNQRSSRSHAVLLVKVDQRERLAPFRQREGKLYLIDLAGSEDNRRTGNKGLRLKESGAINTSLFVLGKVVDALNQGLPRVPYRDSKLTRLLQDSLGGSAHSILIANIAPERRFYLDTVSALNFAARSKEVINRPFTNESLQLHVMAPVNLSQNELLGPLEAKRARGPEEEEIGSPEPTAAPASASQKLSPLQKLSSIDPAMLERLLSLDRLLGSQGSQGAPLLSTPRRERMVLMKTVEEKDLEIERLKMKQKELEAKVLAQEAADPKEKENCAPTVLRPLARRTVTVAKPLKKAVVMPLQLIQEQAALPNAEIHILKKKGRKRKLESLDASEPEEKAEDCWELQISQELLAHGRQKILDLLNEGSARDLRSLQRIGQKKAQLIVGWRELHGPFSQVEDLERVEGMSKKQMESFLKANILDLAAGPRSSPS